CACCTTAAAAGAAGCTTTTTTCTGACAGACTCAGACCTTAATGGAGGGTTGACCTTTCCAAATCCATCATTTTTATCAAACATTTCATATGATAAAAAGAGATGATGCGGCATTACTTCAAATGTAATATTTTTCCGTTGTTTAATGAGGTCAACCGAATCAGGTGATGAAATATGACAGAAATGAAGTTTTAAACCTGTTTTTGAAATATCAATAATTGTTTTTACTGCCAAAAGCTCATTTTGGCAGTTTCTAAGCTTCTCATGGGAAGTGAGTGAATCATCCTCCCCTGAATCAATAACCTCTGCATGAACGGTTATCAGGGCATCTTTTTTTTGAATCTTTTCAAAGGCAGATTTTAAAAAATTGCTGTCAACTGCTGAACCATAGCTTGATTCAGCAAAAAAAGTCTCTCCAAATGCACAGACACCACAACGATATAGTGCATTTATATCCCAGCCGGGCATTACACTTCCATTAATGCCAAAATTACAGTAGGAATTTTTTTCTGCTTCACTAAATCTCAAAAGGAAAGATTCCTTGTCGACAACTGGAGGAATTGTGTTTGGCTGATCAATTACTGTTGCAACTCCGCCTGCAAGTGCGCTTTTAGAACCGGTCTCCCAGGTTTCCTTATGCTTTTGGATGTCACCGCCCCGCATATGGACATGCATATCGGTTGCCGCCGGAATACAGATTAAATCTTTGCAGTCAATTGATATTTCTGAATCAACTGCCATTCCTGAATGGACAACCCGCCCGTCTTTTACAGATATGTCTTTTATAGTGCCGTTTGACAGTGAGACATTTTTTAAAACCAGACTACATTTAAGAGACATTTAAAAAATCCTGTTATGTATATTGTTATGTATCTTATTACACTATTTATGGGATTGTTAATTTTTAACAGGTGTTATTTTTTTATCAGGTGTTTTTTTAGGTTATTCCTTTTTTAGGTTATTCCTTTTTTAGGTTATTCCTTTTTTATAAGGATAATATTTTGAGGTAAACTGGATTGTGCCGGTTGCCTTAAAAAAGATTATTTTAACCATATTATTTTCCGTTTTATCAAATTTTAACGAACTGAAAAAATATATTATTAAATAATTATTAAAAAATAAAAATTACAGTGTAAAAAAATATAAAATATATCATCAAAAAATAAAAAATATAGTGTTAAAAAAATATGGAATATATTATCATAGAATTATAAAATAAATTTAATTTCAATAATTTTAAAATTTTTCAGCAGACCCTTGGAACAGGATCTCCGACAGGCGCCTCTATAAACCGTTCGCCGCCAATTGAAGTCTCCATAATAACAGATTTTCCTTCTGTTACTCTGCCGATTATTGCCGCATCTTTCCCATATTTGTTCTTCTTAATCGCTTTTAAGATAGCTTCCGCATCATCAGCGGAGACACCCATAACAACCTTTCCTTCGTTTGCGACATCAAGAGGATTAATGCCTAAAAGTTCTGAAGCACTCCTTACACTATTTCTTATTGGAAGCGTTTCCTCATTGATTCTGACCTGGACGCCTGATTTCTCGGCCATCTCATTAATGGCGTTTGAAAATCCTCCACGTGTAGGATCTTTCATTGCATGAATCTCCCCTGCATCCATTGCAGATTTTACAAGCTCCCATACTGGCGCAACATCGGATCTAATCTGCTCACCCAAATCAAAGCCTTCGCGGGTTGTCATGATACAAAGGCCGTGATCACCAATTGTGCCGCTAACTATTATTACGTCGCCGGGCTTTAGTCCGTTGTCACGGACAGGTTTCTCAACAATTCCAATTCCCGCGGTGTTAATGGCAATGCCGTCAATTGCCCCCTTTTCAAGAACTTTTGTATCGCCGGTTACAAGAGATGCTCCACATTCCAAAAGTGCCTCATCCATTGATGCAACAATTTTTTCAAGGATATCAATGTCAAATCCCTCTTCAATTATCATACCACAGGAGAGTGCAATAGGCTTTCCCCCCATCATGGAAAGATCATTTGCTGTGCCGCATACTGATATTCTTCCAATATCCCCGCCGGGGAAAAAGAGAGGGCGCACAACATGCGAATCTGTTGTAAATACAATATTTTTGTCACCAAACGGTATTACCGCGCCGTCATCGAGTGATTCAAGACCAATACCGCCGGCATTATTATTTTTGTATTTTGTGAGTGTCTTTCCAAGAAGATCTGAAAAAACGGCCCCGCCGGCGCCATGCATAAGATTGACTTTCATTCGTCTTCTACCTCAATTTCAATATTTGTGACTACTATTTCCCTTCCTTCGATTACTTCAGGAAGAGAACCACAATCCGGACAAACAAACCTTTCAGAACCTTCATAACCGCATGAGCATTTTGTCTTTACAGGAACAGTCTTTGCTTCAATGCTACAGTCTTTGAAAAGAGGTTCATCTTCGTCCTCACACATAGTTTCAAAAAGAAAAATAACCTGCTCAGGGTTTACCATTGTCATTTCGCCGACACTGATACATACTTTTTTTATGTGTGTTGCGGAATTTTCAACAGCCGCCCGTTTGGAGGTTGCAAAAATATCGTATGCTATAGAGTATTCGTGCATTACTCCTCCATAGCCGCGTAGACTTCCTCAAATACCTGACGCGTCTGGAGTGCCTCTTCACGTGATAATTTCTGAATAGCAAAACCTACATGGACTAAAACAAATTCGCCTACAACAACATCCACAAGGTCTATTCGGACCTCCTGCTGAAGATCTCCATAATCAACAACAGCGATATTGCCATCTTTTATTTCCAACACTTCTGCCGGTATTGCAATACACATTGTTTAAAAACCCCTTAAATTAACCGGACCTAAAAGCCCAGTCAGGTTATAATAAAAATAATAACGCCGAGAAGGAGATTTGAACTCCTGAGGTGCGGACACCAGTGGCTTTCAAGGCCACCGCCTTCCCGGACTAGACTATCTCGGCCCGTCTTCTAATATGTCTACTTTTTTCCTTAAAAATATGGTGTTATTGTCTTCGTGTTAAAATGACAATAACAAACAGTCCGATGACGGCAGATATTAACCCAATTGGAAATTGACCGCCGGATTGGGTCGCCTCACCAGCAGGAGCACTCTCAAAGAAAGATGCTGAATCTTCACTTACTGTGATAGAAGAAGCGCCGGTTGTAAACACTGTCACATACCCGCTGTCAGATGAATCAACAGGATAGACTTTTACATATACAGTTCCTCCTTCAACATTGATTCCAAAAGATTCTGATTCGGAGCCGGAATAACGATTCACCGTTTTTACAGTCTTTTTCTCATCACAGTATTCAACAGCCCAGTTATGCCCTTCTGATGTTTCAACTGTCAAAATCCCCGGAAATGTCTCTATTGAAAAATATGTCGGACTGTTTAATGATGCAAATGACTGTGCAGACATTGACTTTCCTGTATTGGAAGTAGGAACCGGCGTTATAGATTGTGTCAAAGATTGTGTAGGAGATGTAGTTGTTTTTACAGATGTAAACTTCTGGTGTCTTATAAGCCCCTTATTATCTGAAAACGAAACATAATAGTTACCAGGGCCGGAGATTGGAACTTCAACTTTAAACTGTCCATTTGAATCAGTTGAAACCCACTCTTCAGGGAATATAATATATTCTCCGTCATCAACCATTATTTCTATTCCAAGATTACCGCGTGTGGTGCTCCTTCCTTCAACAGACAAAAAACCGTTATATTCCTGATTTATTGAAGAGGCTATTACTATCTGATCTGTTCTGTCAATAAGTTCAAATGTTCTGTATCTTGTCGAACTTCCGCCAAGACTTACCTCGCTGTTATCCGGAATTTCAAGTTTGTAGTTTCCTTTTGAAAGAGAATCAGTCTCAAAAGAAACCTTCCATGACCCGTCAGACTGGATAACAAAAGACTTTCTCTCAATCTCCTGAATCGAGACCTTCTGGTTGTAGAGAACAATTGTCATTGTAACTCCGGGGTTGATTGTGCTTGTTCCTTCGATTACAACTGTGTCACCAAGGTTTACCTGTGGCGGGACATCAAAATTGATAATGTATGCATTAGCACAAGAGACCAATGCCGCCAATAATATAATCAGGCATGCTATCTTTTTCATATTTACACGATCAACTACTATAGCATTAATGATATCTCAAAAAATTGAAAAACCTCTGGCATGCTGGAAAAGTAAAGAGACATATTCAGGAGAAGTTCTCGACTGCCTCACTGTGATCTTTAAATCAGGCGGCTGTTCATGGAACAGGTGCACAATGTGCGGATATAAGAATGAAAGGTATCACAAAATGCCTGCAGAGGAACTCTCAACCAGAATTAAACAGCAGGTTTCATGGGTTCTTTCTGAATTTAAGCCTGACAGCTACCAGATGGTAAAAATATTTACTTCAGGAAGTTTTTTTGACACTGACGAAGTCCCGCCCGGTGCCAGGGATTCAATTGGAGAGGCATTCAAAGGCAAAATTGTTATCGCAGAATCAAGGACCGAATATGTAAAGGAAGATATTATTTCGGACTTTTTAGCGATTGTTGATGACAATTCACACAAAAATCCATTGTATGTTGCAATGGGCCTTGAGACAACAAACGACTATATCCGGGAAAAATGCATTGACAAAGGCCACACATTTGAGGATTTCAAAAATGCTGTAAGTCAGGGAAGAAAGGCCGGCGCAGGCATTAAAACATATCTCATGATGAAACCGCCATTCCTGACTGAATCAGAGGCACTTTTGGATATGCAAAAATCTCTCAAAGAGTGTGCGCCGTACTCTGATATGATTTCTATGAATCTCTGCACTGTCCAAAACAGAACAGATGTTGAAAGACTCTGGAAACAAAGGGCTTACAGACCACCATATCTCTGGAGTGCTCTGAAGGTTTTAATTGAGGCAGATGTTCATGTAATGTGCGATCCTGTCGGCGGAGGGAAAAGAAGAGGTCCTCACAACTGTGGGAAATGTGATATGGAAATTGTTGACGCGATAAGAGAATTTTCACTCAATGTAGATAAAGAACTTTTAAGAGTTTATTTTGAAAGAGGATGTAAATGCAAAAATGAGTGGGAATTTATCTTAAAAGAAGAAAAACCCTTTTGCATGCCCCTGACAGAATAAAAATATTTTTTTATTCAAATATTTATTGCCCGGATTATTACAGTTTAGATATTTACTGTTCAGATTTTATAGCATCGGTTTTCAGATACTTTGCAAGGAGAGGCAAAAATGCTCCTGCATCGCTTACAACCCCGATTGCCTGTGATGAACCCCTGTCATTTAATTTGGTAACTGATGCAGGATTTATATCAACGCATATAGTCTTTACATATGACGGCAGGCAGTTTCCAACAGCTACAGAATGAAGAAGTGTTCCAATCATTATTACCATATCAAGACCGCGCAAATTTTTCCTCATCTCCTCCTGTGCAATCATAACATCGGTAATAACATCAGGAAGCGGGCCGTCATCTCTTATTGAGCCTGCAAGAACAAACGGAATATTGTTCTTCACGCATTCATACATAATTCCCGTCTTTATTATGCCTTCTTCAACTGCTTGTTTAATCGAACCTGCACGGATAACCTCGCTTATTGCTGTTATGTGATTTTTATGTCCGCCAACTGCAAGTGTTCCTGTATCAAGATTCATTCCAAGAGATGTTCCAAACAGGTTGTATTCAATATCATGGGTTGCGAGGGCATTTCCGGCAAATAATACATCAATATATCCTTCACGGATTATCTCTGCCAGTGCCGGTGCAGCCCGGGTATGAATGATTGCAGGGCCGCCAACAATCCCAATTTTTCCTCCGTTTTCCTTAATCTCTTTCATCTCAGAGGCTATTTTTTTAATAATTGTTTCACTCGGCCTTTCTGAAGAGACAGTGTTTTGCATAAATTCAAACTGATTAACTTTTCTTGACCTCTCAGGTGGCACAACCCTTACCCCTCTCTCACCGATTACAATATTGTCTCCCTTTTTTATTTTTGCAAGCGGCACACAGGTTGCAGAAAGTGTGTCTTTTTCCAATACGATGTGGCAGTCCATCTCAATATTTTCAACAGGAATCCATTTGTCATCATATTTTACAAATGTCGGGTGATTTGTTGTTGAGTAAAATCCTTTTGGTAAAATTCTGTCGCCAAAGGCCTCTTTTAGTTTTGCATTTTCAACTTCAGGCATCCTTGCACCAAGTCGATGAAGCTCACTTAGGATATTGTCAAGTTCCTCTTCATCCACTGCTGTGATAATCAGCCTTGCATAACTTGTGTCCTGTTTTTTCTTTCCTACATCGAAGGTGGTAATCTCAAAATTGCCGCCCATATCCAGAACTTTGTCAAAAACACGGGTCATAATCCCTGAATCAATAATATGACCTTCAAGTTCAATCTCACGGGACGCTTCCATAATTTAGTATATTTGTTTTATAAACTATTATGATTTGCGCAAATAACATAAAATAAGGATATAAAAAATTGATTAAAGCCGCAAAAAGGCATATCTCATCAGTTTTCTTGTCTTGCAATTCATGAATTTTTTTCAGACAAGAGGAGATGGATCTTTTCCTGCTGAAAAGGGCAGTTTTCCACCTTTAATTAAAACCTGATTCTTTGTATTTTTAATTTTTTCAAGAATTACTTCTTTTCCCTTCTTTGTCATTGCGTAAACAGGCACTGAAACTCCTCCCTGCAGGAGTGCTCTTTTACCGGCGATTTCACGAAGATGCTTTGAAGCGCATGCAGATATTATATCACAGTTTTCAGCAAGAAGCTCTGATTCATGTATATCAGCGTTCGTTGTATGAACAGCGACAATAAATGCATTTTCATCTGTTTTTCTAAGCCGGAGGGCCTCTTCTCCTGAGGTTACAGTAACTGCAATATTTAAAAATCCAAGCTCAACTGCTTTTAAATATCCTTTGTATGAATCTATTGAAGCATCGTTTGGAAAAACAGTATATCCCAGATTATTATTTATTCTACATATGACCTCAGGGTAAGGGCACGTTTGTACAAGACCGGACATTTTTCCACCAATTCCCTGAACAAGACGTGGATTTTGTGCAATAACCGTTCCCGCACCATCACAGGCAATTACTGCACAATCAATAATTCCACCGGAGATTGCCGAAGATAAAAGCTCAGATGCGCCAAATAAAACAAAATCATCATCAGAGAGAACCTCACGCTCTTTTGTGCACATTCCAAATGATGAAATCCGCTCCTCTATGTTTTTTTTAATTTCTTCAGGCTCCATATTATTTACAGGATAATTAAATCGTCTTGCAAGAGGACAATTTGTAATAACCGGCTTTCCAACCGATATCACTTTTCCATTTCTTATTACAACCTGAGTCTTTCCGGCAGCCTCAATTATATGCTCATCAATTAATGACATTTGATAGTGAATAATTAGTCATTGAAACTGAAATAAATATTTAAAAGAATTAAGGTGCAGTATCTTGAATAGGAATTTTTACAAAAAAACTGACACTAATAAAATTTTAAGATTATGGGAGATTGATTTTATCCGGGGATTTGCCATTATCTCAATGATTCTATTTCACATACTCTTTGATCTTAATTATTTCAATATCGCTAACATAAACACAAATATCGGTTTAATAAGAATTTATGGATATTTCACTGCATCGTTATTTGTATTCATTGCAGGAGTCTCTGTTTTTCTAAGCAGTGAAAGAGCTAAATTCTCTCTTTCAAAAGAAAAATACTTACTCAAATATTTTAAAAGAGGTCTTTTTTTATTTAGCCTGGGACTTTTAATAACAACTGCAACATGGATTTTTATTGGATCAGGCACAATCATCTTTGGAATACTGCATCTGCTTGGAATTTCAATTATTCTATCTCCATTTTTTATCAGATTTAAAAAATATAATTTTTTCATAGGAATTTTTGTTATAACAATCGGATTTTTCTTCTCACAGTTATCAGGCCCTTTTTATCTGATACCTCTTGGAATAACTCCTGAATGGTTTTATTCCCTTGATTACGAGCCTTTATTCCCATGGTTTGGAGTTTTTCTTCTTGGTATAGCAACAGGAGCCAAATTTTACCCTGGAGGGAAGAGACAGTTTGAAAAAACAGGATTCATAAAAGAAAAATCCAGAAAAAAACAGGATGAATTTTCTTTTTTTTCAGAAGGGCTGGAATTTTGCGGAAAACATTCACTTCTGATATACCTTGTCCATCAGCCGGTCATAATTCTTATTCTGTCACTAATATCAGGAAAGATACTTTTGTGAGATAAAGGATAATTAAGTTTTTTAAAGCAGTTAGTCTTCTTTGAAGAGTGAAATATCAGAAAATCCGACTACATCAAATACTCCTCTTTCAGTGATTCTAATCTCAGGAATCACAGTTAATGCAAGAAATGAGAGGTACATAAAAGGATTTTTTACCGCACCTGTTAATTTAACAAGCGAATTTAATTTTTCAAGCTCTGAATTTACATCTTCAAAGGATTTATGAGACATAATTCCCCCGCATTCAAGAGGAAGAACGAAGGATTTTTTATCAACAATAACTGACATTCCGCCATTTGACTCTTTTAAAAGCTCAACTGCAGAGATTATTTCTTCATCACTGCATCCAACAGCAACAATATTATGGGAATCATGTGATACAGAGGATGCAATTGCACCACATTTCATTTTAAAGCCGTTTACAAGACCTATGCCTGCCTTTTTACCACGATAGCGATCACATACAACACATTTCAAAATATCTCCGTTTAAATCAGGCAGTTTTGAAGTATCTGTCAGTTTTGTTATGTGCCTTGTAATAATCTGTCCTTCAATTATTCCTGCAATATTTGCAATTTTTTTGCCTCGTTCTAATTTGATTATTTCGTCTATACGTGCAGTTTTAAACCCGGTTTTTAAGCAAGTTGGCTTTTTATATCCTAAATCTCTTATTTCAACTCCGGACTTATAAGTCTTTAAGACTTTAAATTCTTCTGAGTCATCAATGACACAGAAATCTGCAATTCTTCCCGGAGTTAATGAACCTCTGTCAAAAAGACCAAATCTCTCTGCCGGAGAAAGTGTTGCCATTCTGTATGCAAGTTCAGGCTGAAGACCGCATTTTATTGCCTTTCGGATACAGTCGTCAATATGCCCGTCATTGACAAGCATATCAGCATGCCTGTCATCGGTTGCAAACATGCATCTTGAAACAGTGCATGAATTTACTACAGGTATAAGTTCAGAGAGATTTTTCTCTGTTGAACCTTCACGTAGCATAATATACATTCCCTTTTCAAGCTTTTCCAAAGCCTCATCCTTATTTGTACACTCATGATCGCTTGAAATACCCTGCAGAATATAAGCGTTTAACTCCTTTCCCAAAAGAAGCGGACAATGCCCGTCAATATTTTTAAAAATCTCTAATTTTTTAAAGACTTCATCATCACCTGACAAAACTCCGGGATAATTCATCATCTCGCCAAGTCCGATTACAAAATTTTTATCAGAAAATTCTTTTATATCATCGGAATCTAAAACAGCGCCGCCCATATCCATATTTGTTGCAGGAACGCATGACGGAATCATATAAAAAATATCCAAAGCTGTTTTTTCAGCCTCTGAAATCATATATTCTATGCCCTTTTTTCCGGCAACATTTGCGATTTCATGGGGATCAGCGATTATTGCCGTTGTTCCTCTTAAAAGGACAAGACGTCCGTATTCTGCCGGTGTTAAAAGAGAGCTTTCAATATGAACGTGGGCGTCAATCAGTCCGGGAATGATTTTTGCACCATTCAGATCTGTTTCTTTTTCCCCCTCATAATCTCCCTCACCTATTATTATTCCATCTTTTACTGCAATATTCTGCTTCTTCCAGCCACAGGTAAAAGGATTAAAGGTGTTTGCATTCAAAAAGACAACATCTGCTTTTTCCTTTCCAAGAGCGACATTTAAAAGTTTTTTCTGAGTCATTTTTATCAAAATTTTATCAATTCTTTAACTTCTTGATCAATTTTAAAATTTTGGAATTTTTCAAATTGTTAATTAAATAGTAAGGTCGCGTATTTCTGCTGATTTTCGGGTTTTATCCTTTAAAACATACAAATACATCTTATAATTTCCCTTTTCAAGCACTACCGGAAATGAATATTCATTTAGTCCGGGCTTTAGGTTGAATGTGCCAACACACTGTTTATATTCCTTCTGTCTGAAGTCATCGAGGCTGAAAACCGTTATCTGAATTGTTGTGATTGTTTCTTCGTCAGCATTGTTGTTAACCTCAAATACCAGCTTTTTTTCACTGTCATTATATGTAAGATCACCAAACGAATAATTCATGCATCCTGACAGAGCGGCCATTACTGCAAGCAGAAACATTAAAGCAATAATCTCTTTTCGAATGGACATTAATTCAATGTGAAACCGCTAAGACTTAAATCATTCGCAATGATTCATTAAATTTGGTATGAAAATTACTTCATAACGTAAATGAAACTGTTTCATAAAATAAAATTTCATGGATTTTTTAGTGAAATTCTGATTTTTGGGATAATAAGATCTGGTTTTCATAACAAAATTTATTCATATCCACACCCTTTTTTTTAGATCCTTGCCCTTTTCTTTCTGTACTTACCCTTTTCTTTCTGTACTTACCCTTTTCTTTCTGTACTTACCCTTTTCTTTCTGTACTTACCCTTTTCTTTCTGTACTTACCCTTTTTCTCCTTATACTTACCCGAAATTCCGAAATATTCAGGATTTGCTATTCCAAAGTTTTAATTCTGTAAAATTTACATAAACGGGTGATAAAAACGATAAAAATAATTTCATTTGACATAAACTATGGATTTCGCCAGATTTTTTTTGTAATCATTTTTAAAAAAGTCCGGAATTTGTATTGATTAATCTTCGATTAATCTTCGTTATCTTTTTTAGCATAACAAACTATAGAGATAAATGAATAAAGGATGGTGATTTTATAACAGTAATTACTTTTGCACATCATAAAGGAGGTACCGGAAAAACAACCTCATGCCTCAGCATTGCAGGCTGTCTTTTAAAGAGCAATGAAAAATTACTGATAATTGACTGTGATCCACAGGCCAATGCTACAACAGGCCTTGGAGTTGACCCTGAAAAACAGTCAAAAAACATGTATGATGTTTTCATGAATGTTTTTGAAGGGTTTCCTGATATCTCATTAAAAGATGTAATTATAAAAACATCATCAGGAATTGATCTTGCACCATCCTCACTGGACCTTGTTGGAGTTGAACCTTACCTTTATAGTATAAATGAGAGGGCTTTCGTCTTAAAAGAGGCAATAAAGCCGCTTTTGAATGAATACAGATATATCTTGATAGACACTCCTCCTAGTATGGGTCAGTTTGTGATAAACGGACTTATAGCAGCAGACAGAATTGTTTTGACTCTTGATGAAAGTATCTTCGCTCAAAAGGGCCTTGAAAGCTTAAATTACATCTTTGAGGACATAAAAGAAAATACAGGAAAAAATAAATCACCAGACATGGCAATTTTCACTCGCGCAGGAACACTACATCAAAGAAAATCTCCAATGGAAGAGATAAAAAGTGCATTCAAACAATTGTTTTCATCCAAAAATCCGGATGATACTGAAAAAAAGCGTCAGGATGAACTTGAGGCAGAAGTAAAAAAGATGATTAAGGAAGTATATTCTGTCCCATATGACCCGGAGATATACAGAGCCCAAAAAGAAGGAATGCCTGTTACAAATATCTCGCCTGAGAGTCCGGCCTCACAAAAATACAGAGAAATTTCTGAAATAATTAAAAAGTGGTGATGAAAAATGGCAGATGAAAAAATAAAACAAAACAGACCCGGAAGAAAAGCTCTTTTCACCGGCGCGGCAATCCCAAAAGAAGTACAATCACTCTCTGCTGATGAAAAGGTCTCTGAATTCATTTCAAAAACCACAGAAATTTTAAGAGATTATACCTCAGGAAACCAGGGCGCAAGATTAGAGAATGACCAAAAAGACGAAAAACTGTCTGGTCTTGCAATAGAAATAAACAGACTGCTTGAAAATTACGAGTCAGACCTGGAAAAAATTAAATCTTCTGATATAATATCCGACAATCAAAACATAATAATTTCAGAAGATTCTCAAAATTTAAAAGATTCAGAGGAATTTTTAAAAGAATTAAAAGATGTTCAGATAATGGCAGAGGAATACAGGGAAGCTGTTTTTGAAAAGGAAAAATTAATCGAAGAATATCAAAAAATTATTGAAGATAACAAAAAAACAATTGAAATTTTAAAACCAGATCTTGAAATATATGAAACTGAAAATGAGAAATTAAAATCAATAATTCAGCAAAACGAAAACAAAATAATTGACTTAAATAAAGAAATAAGCGATTTGAAAGAAGAAATTGTCGTTTTTAAAGAGAGTGAAAACAACTCTGAAACATCAAAATATGAAGAAGAAATAAAATCCTTAAATGAAGAAATAATCACTCTTAAAGAATTAAACCAGAGACTTTCAAAAAATGTTGAGGAAAATGATGATGAATTTGAAAAGCTCCGGCAAAAGTACGAAGAGGAGATAAAAACTGCCACTGAGAAAGCATATCTTGATGCTGAAAACAAAACTTCTGAAAAAATAAAAATTTTTGAGGCAGAAACAGAAAATTTAAATCTTCTAATTCTTAAGAAGGAAGATATTGTCTCAGAGATGATATCAGAGCTTAATTCAAAAGAAAATATTTTGAACGAATATAAATCAAAACTCTCTGAACATGAAAATATTCTTCAAAAAGAAAAAACTGCCCTTTCTGAAAAAGACAAAGTCATTGCCGAACTAAAAGACGAAATTCAAAAAGTAATAACAGACACAAAAACTGACTCAGAAGAGGAAGAAAAACGACTAAAAATTATAGAAACATTAAAGAAACGCTCAGAGACAATTGTTCAGCAAAACCCAATGCCGATAATTCTTGTAAATTCTTCATATAACATAATTGTTGCAAACAAGGCTTATGAAGATATGGCCGGAATCTCTGTTAATGATGCAAAAAGAATGAATCTTCGCGACTTTGAGATTCTTGAAAAATCAGGGGACGGCATATCCAAAGTTCTTAAAACAGGTAAAAGAAGTCTTTCTGAATTAAAGATTAAACTACCGGCAGGAATACGCTTCCTGAAACAGTACGGTATTCCAATAAGAAAAAACGGCCAGGTTTCTGAAATTCTAATTGTTTATGTCGATATAACCCATGAGATGAATAAGGCCGAAGAGATAAAATCCCAGATGAAAGAGATTGATGTCTTGAAAAAACGCTCAGAGACAATTGTTCAGCAAAACCCGATGCCGATAATTCTCCTAAGTAAAAATCTTGATATTTTAGTCTCAAACAATTCATTTGAGAAGATAAGCGGAATTGAAAGACATGCGCTTTTAAAGATGAATTTAAAAGACTTCATATTTGAAGATAAAAAAGGCGATGATATCTCTACTGTTTTCTCATCCAAAAAGCGCTCATATGGAGAGGTTTCATTCAAAACTCCCCTTGAAACTCACGTCCTTGAACAATACGCAATTCCCATAATGGACGAGAAAGAGAATATCTCAACCGTTCTTGTCGTTTACAACGAAATAACCAGGCTTAGGAAGAATGAAAAAGACCTTCAGGAATTAATGGAGAAGGTACAAAAAGAAGCAGTCTGTCTTGAAGAAAGTGCTAAAGAGATAACATCCGGCATGCTTGAACTTGCAGACAAAAATCTCAATATCAGATCAAAAATTTCAGATAACGATCCTCTAAAGATTCTGAAGGAAAATTTCAACAATTCTGTTCTGTCAATAAAAGAGTTAATCCGCGATATTGCATCAAAAACAGATAATATTGAAGAAACAGCTGACGGACTTTTCAAAAATAACGAAAGTATCTCAGATGCCGCTCAAAAAATGGCACAAA
The genomic region above belongs to Methanomicrobium antiquum and contains:
- a CDS encoding methyl-accepting chemotaxis protein — protein: MADEKIKQNRPGRKALFTGAAIPKEVQSLSADEKVSEFISKTTEILRDYTSGNQGARLENDQKDEKLSGLAIEINRLLENYESDLEKIKSSDIISDNQNIIISEDSQNLKDSEEFLKELKDVQIMAEEYREAVFEKEKLIEEYQKIIEDNKKTIEILKPDLEIYETENEKLKSIIQQNENKIIDLNKEISDLKEEIVVFKESENNSETSKYEEEIKSLNEEIITLKELNQRLSKNVEENDDEFEKLRQKYEEEIKTATEKAYLDAENKTSEKIKIFEAETENLNLLILKKEDIVSEMISELNSKENILNEYKSKLSEHENILQKEKTALSEKDKVIAELKDEIQKVITDTKTDSEEEEKRLKIIETLKKRSETIVQQNPMPIILVNSSYNIIVANKAYEDMAGISVNDAKRMNLRDFEILEKSGDGISKVLKTGKRSLSELKIKLPAGIRFLKQYGIPIRKNGQVSEILIVYVDITHEMNKAEEIKSQMKEIDVLKKRSETIVQQNPMPIILLSKNLDILVSNNSFEKISGIERHALLKMNLKDFIFEDKKGDDISTVFSSKKRSYGEVSFKTPLETHVLEQYAIPIMDEKENISTVLVVYNEITRLRKNEKDLQELMEKVQKEAVCLEESAKEITSGMLELADKNLNIRSKISDNDPLKILKENFNNSVLSIKELIRDIASKTDNIEETADGLFKNNESISDAAQKMAQNAYESFDFTEDLTKHFEKISNGISDLSASIEEISSTTQDVMQKTLYAEKEGREAAAIGKEAFDKMEAVGEISKKSVQEINSLNYEIEKINDIVKLINGIAEQTNMLALNAAIEAARAGENGRGFAVVAGEVKNLAGESKKATLQIQELITSIQKNSQNTTDSMHHVDEEIKVGIKSTNAAIEALNKIVEEIVVASGSMTEISKATDIQAQETNVFMQLVDAANEINRENKKRTENITALAEEISSTTDEVGEISNSMHEMSIELKDAMNKFRIE